The proteins below are encoded in one region of Helianthus annuus cultivar XRQ/B chromosome 2, HanXRQr2.0-SUNRISE, whole genome shotgun sequence:
- the LOC110884548 gene encoding protein RICE SALT SENSITIVE 3 encodes MEGLPMLTCLIQHTLKTLCTCSSSEDNTSNKWVYAVFWRILPRIYPPPKWDVEGGVLDRAKGNKRNWILVWEDGFCDIDECERVGNDGSSKGGFGADIFFKLSHEVYNYGEGLIGKIAADNSHKWVFKDGLNEHDPSFISSWNASIDPQPKAWEFHFNSGIKTIAIISTREGIIQLGSFDKIIEDLNLVLSIRRKFSYLRTIPGLFSIQRPFSTVQHSYNPLKHKSTIGPDEAQQVTGSKVNVHGGESEPHKGPIWSLGSGYINQESGPSLWAIPPLLPYNYGSHDHLARIRNDGVDQSVRDKISRVEDPGEEGKSRCLNTNPGFGMELGFGPKRVAQESDVKFQLN; translated from the exons ATGGAAGGACTTCCTATGCTAACTTGTCTCATACAACACACCTTAAAAACCCTTTGCACTTGTTCTTCATCAGAAGATAACACTTCTAACAAATGGGTTTACGCGGTTTTCTGGCGAATTTTGCCTAGGATTTACCCCCCTCCCAA ATGGGACGTTGAAGGAGGCGTTCTTGATCGCGCCAAAGGAAACAAGCGAAACTG GATTCTTGTTTGGGAAGACGGGTTTTGCGATATTGATGAATGCGAGCGAGTCGGGAATGATGGATCATCAAAGGGTGGATTTGGAGCTGATATCTTTTTTAAACTGTCTCATGAGGTTTACAATTATGGTGAAgg ATTGATAGGGAAAATAGCTGCAGATAATAGTCACAAATGGGTGTTTAAAGATGGATTAAATGAGCATGATCCTAGCTTTATTTCTTCATGGAATGCATCTATTGATCCT CAACCAAAAGCATGGGAATTTCATTTCAATTCCGGGATTAAG ACAATTGCAATCATATCTACTAGAGAAGGCATCATTCAACTAGGCTCTTTTGATAAG ATTATTGAAGATCTGAATTTGGTATTAAGCATCCGGAGGAAATTCAGCTACTTACGTACCATCCCAGGGTTATTCTCAATTCAGAGACCATTTTCTACCGTACAACATTCTTACAACCCACTTAAGCATAAAAGTACTATTGGGCCGGATGAGGCCCAACAAGTAACTGGGTCAAAAGTCAACGTCCATGGTGGAGAAAGTGAACCTCACAAGGGTCCGATTTGGTCATTGGGTTCGGGTTACATAAACCAAGAAAGTGGCCCATCACTTTGGGCCATTCCACCCCTCTTGCCCTACAATTATGGATCTCATGATCACTTGGCCCGTATTCGCAACGATGGGGTTGATCAATCTGTAAGGGATAAGATATCTAGAGTCGAAGATCCGGGTGAAGAAGGGAAGTCGAGATGCTTGAACACTAACCCGGGGTTCGGTATGGAGTTAGGGTTTGGGCCCAAGAGGGTAGCACAAGAAAGTGATGTAAAATTTCAACTAAATTAA